In a single window of the Sulfurimonas sp. hsl 1-7 genome:
- a CDS encoding diguanylate cyclase yields the protein MDNKPIVLVVDDEQTNVDIVSNILTDRYDLRVAHNGTKALMAVEKFDIDLILLDIQMPGINGFEVAKKIREQKKYDHIPIIFLTSQKNEDSIVTGFDVGGNDYITKPFNPKELIARVQTHLHVHQLQKFLEMMLNMQSTIIVLSDGEDLTFINKTGLDFFNFGDSDQFFKHFSCICDTFVNIKGVFYPGPDENSKWIEDIQKLPQKERNVAIRSKDDKLTIFQVSVQSIAASKMFIIDFNDITESIEQQRLLEEQVTHDPLTGTYNRTYFHQNIDKFTKNNRHNDMLKAVAFLDIDYFKKVNDTYGHDVGDVILQEFVKVIQNSIRESDTLIRWGGEEFILIISLQESSLITTVLEKLRNAIKNYSFTTAGQITCSIGATLLQDDENIYTAIKRADTALYQSKSDGRNKITLL from the coding sequence ATGGATAATAAACCCATTGTTCTTGTTGTAGATGATGAACAAACAAATGTGGATATTGTTTCAAATATTTTAACCGACAGATATGATCTCCGTGTTGCACATAACGGTACAAAAGCACTGATGGCAGTCGAAAAGTTTGATATAGACCTTATACTCCTAGATATTCAAATGCCCGGTATAAATGGTTTTGAAGTAGCAAAGAAGATTCGTGAACAAAAAAAATACGATCACATCCCTATTATATTTCTTACCTCTCAAAAAAATGAGGACTCCATCGTTACAGGATTTGATGTAGGGGGAAATGATTATATTACTAAACCTTTTAATCCCAAAGAGCTTATAGCAAGGGTACAGACCCACCTTCATGTACACCAGTTACAAAAATTTCTAGAGATGATGCTCAATATGCAATCTACTATTATTGTGCTTAGTGACGGCGAGGATCTCACATTCATTAATAAAACCGGCTTAGATTTTTTTAATTTTGGAGACAGTGATCAATTTTTTAAACATTTTTCATGCATCTGTGATACTTTTGTCAATATTAAAGGGGTCTTTTATCCAGGTCCTGATGAAAATTCAAAATGGATAGAAGATATTCAAAAACTTCCTCAAAAAGAGAGAAATGTAGCGATTCGTTCTAAAGATGACAAACTAACTATATTCCAAGTATCTGTACAATCAATAGCAGCTTCGAAAATGTTTATCATCGATTTTAATGACATAACAGAATCTATTGAGCAGCAGCGACTTCTTGAAGAACAAGTAACGCATGACCCTTTAACGGGAACATATAATCGTACCTATTTTCATCAAAATATCGATAAATTTACAAAAAACAATCGCCATAATGATATGCTCAAAGCAGTCGCTTTTTTAGACATTGATTACTTTAAAAAAGTGAACGATACTTATGGACATGATGTAGGGGATGTTATTTTACAAGAGTTTGTTAAAGTTATCCAAAACTCTATAAGAGAGAGCGATACACTCATACGTTGGGGTGGAGAAGAGTTTATTTTAATTATCTCCTTACAGGAGAGCTCACTTATCACTACAGTACTTGAAAAACTAAGAAATGCCATTAAAAACTACAGTTTTACAACTGCCGGGCAAATTACATGTAGTATAGGGGCAACATTACTGCAAGATGATGAAAATATTTATACAGCTATTAAACGTGCAGATACTGCTTTATATCAATCTAAAAGTGATGGAAGAAACAAGATAACGTTACTGTAA
- a CDS encoding diguanylate cyclase: MKKYHLLCVDDDEVNLISLRAVLDKVPEFEIHCAKSAQEGLKWLLEHKVDLLLLDIMMPEIDGFEMASLIRKKPSLSHIPIIYVTARDDDTVVKEAFNRGGNDYVSKPIRTEELIARIWMQIRLMTKKQEIRQKLSLIEYMMEIQPNMVIVTDGHKLIKANKPFFECSGYDSEESFNIHYHDISSCFDEHGDSQESLSQFIEKTRESKHASTIMNLKFEQQEESITVKADAVCMGNDNDVLITFTDISELQEENDMLWHDVLHDSLTGLYNRRRCNEELQHQCAQAKRYGHTFSVLFFDIDNFKDVNDTYGHPKGDDVLRTIAKNISSLRQSDLVCRFGGEEFLIILPQTHLKDAVSVAQEIRKSIEGDTSHGLERVTCSFGVVEYQKGDTPITLLEKVDKALYQAKSRGKNCVEHL, translated from the coding sequence ATGAAAAAGTATCATTTATTATGTGTTGATGATGATGAGGTAAATCTTATTTCCCTGAGAGCTGTTCTTGACAAAGTACCTGAGTTTGAAATCCATTGTGCAAAGTCTGCGCAAGAAGGATTGAAATGGCTTTTAGAGCATAAAGTCGATCTCCTCTTACTCGATATTATGATGCCGGAAATCGACGGATTTGAGATGGCATCTTTAATCAGAAAAAAGCCCTCCTTATCCCATATCCCAATAATCTATGTAACTGCAAGAGATGATGATACGGTTGTCAAAGAAGCCTTTAACAGAGGTGGGAACGATTATGTATCAAAACCTATCCGAACAGAGGAATTAATAGCCCGTATCTGGATGCAGATACGGCTGATGACAAAAAAGCAAGAGATTCGTCAAAAGTTAAGTTTGATCGAATATATGATGGAAATACAACCCAATATGGTTATTGTTACGGACGGTCATAAACTCATTAAAGCAAATAAGCCTTTTTTTGAGTGTTCAGGTTATGATTCTGAAGAGAGTTTTAATATTCACTATCATGATATCTCATCTTGTTTTGATGAACACGGAGACTCTCAAGAGTCCTTGTCACAATTTATAGAAAAAACAAGAGAATCTAAACATGCTTCTACCATTATGAATCTGAAGTTTGAACAACAAGAAGAGTCGATAACGGTCAAAGCAGATGCCGTATGCATGGGAAATGACAATGATGTTTTAATAACTTTTACAGATATAAGTGAGCTCCAAGAAGAGAACGATATGTTATGGCATGATGTTCTACACGACTCGCTTACGGGACTTTATAATCGCCGTAGATGTAATGAAGAGTTACAACATCAATGTGCTCAGGCAAAAAGGTATGGACACACTTTTTCGGTACTCTTTTTTGATATCGATAATTTTAAAGATGTAAATGATACCTACGGACACCCAAAAGGGGATGATGTTTTGCGTACTATAGCAAAAAACATCAGCTCATTAAGACAAAGTGATTTAGTATGCCGTTTCGGTGGTGAAGAGTTTTTAATTATACTACCGCAGACACACCTTAAAGATGCTGTCTCGGTGGCTCAAGAGATTCGAAAAAGTATTGAAGGTGATACTTCCCATGGACTTGAACGTGTTACATGTAGTTTTGGAGTTGTCGAGTATCAAAAAGGGGATACACCTATTACTTTGTTGGAAAAAGTAGATAAAGCTTTATATCAAGCGAAATCCCGTGGAAAAAATTGCGTGGAACATCTATGA
- a CDS encoding HlyD family secretion protein → MDKYQFNVVNKVELSPVVKKIWIFSFTIVLILFSMLFLPWQQTVKGKGSIIALDPTQRDYSILAPVDGFVEKFYVGENQFVKKGESLFKMVDLDTNYLHKLEQIEQNLEHQIENTTFEIKNLEKQHHQTQNYLEHGLEVYEEKVKQVQNKIKSLEFKKVSLEKNHEIEKANYERIKTLYNEGIESKRTFEKVENSYIKANAEFKKIDLDIEIEKKNMGILEKEKAKFLSQTTNKLHTIENTTLTVKSKLKNLNQQLSTQSIAIERYKNAEVIAQKDGYVVRVFKNDKNRYLKKGEEILHFSPSVTQKALRLKVSDFNMPLIKEGLPVRIMFYGWPALQISGWPKIQFGSFSGIVKKVEHISHEQGYYYAYVVEDPKEPWPKGDELRIGTQASAWVRLSTVPIWYQLWRLMNALPPQMVHPDREKY, encoded by the coding sequence ATGGATAAGTATCAGTTTAACGTTGTCAATAAAGTTGAACTCAGCCCTGTTGTTAAAAAGATATGGATATTTAGTTTTACTATAGTACTCATCCTTTTTTCTATGCTCTTTTTACCTTGGCAACAAACGGTAAAAGGCAAAGGGAGCATAATCGCCCTAGACCCAACACAAAGAGATTACTCGATCTTAGCACCTGTTGACGGTTTTGTAGAGAAGTTTTATGTTGGGGAGAATCAGTTTGTAAAAAAAGGTGAGTCCCTTTTTAAGATGGTGGATCTCGATACAAACTATCTACATAAACTTGAACAGATTGAACAAAATTTAGAGCATCAGATAGAAAACACAACATTTGAGATCAAAAACCTTGAAAAACAACACCATCAAACCCAAAACTACCTTGAGCATGGTTTAGAGGTTTATGAAGAGAAGGTAAAACAGGTTCAAAACAAGATAAAGAGCTTGGAGTTTAAAAAAGTATCTCTGGAAAAAAACCATGAGATCGAAAAAGCAAACTATGAGAGAATTAAAACTCTTTATAATGAGGGGATAGAGTCTAAACGTACTTTTGAAAAGGTTGAAAACAGCTATATAAAAGCAAATGCAGAGTTCAAAAAAATCGATCTCGATATTGAGATTGAGAAAAAAAATATGGGTATATTAGAAAAAGAGAAAGCAAAATTTCTCAGTCAAACAACTAATAAGCTCCATACAATTGAGAACACGACGTTAACGGTAAAAAGTAAGCTCAAAAATCTCAACCAACAGCTTAGTACACAATCGATTGCCATAGAACGTTATAAAAATGCAGAAGTAATCGCACAAAAAGACGGCTATGTTGTAAGAGTATTTAAAAATGACAAAAACAGATATCTTAAAAAAGGGGAAGAGATTCTACACTTCTCTCCGAGCGTGACACAAAAAGCACTCCGGTTAAAAGTATCTGACTTTAATATGCCTTTGATCAAAGAGGGTCTGCCTGTCCGAATTATGTTCTACGGTTGGCCTGCACTGCAGATCAGCGGATGGCCGAAGATACAGTTTGGTTCATTTAGCGGAATTGTCAAAAAAGTTGAGCATATCTCTCACGAACAAGGGTACTACTACGCATATGTAGTTGAAGATCCAAAAGAGCCTTGGCCAAAAGGTGATGAGCTGCGCATCGGAACACAAGCAAGTGCATGGGTGAGACTCTCAACAGTGCCTATTTGGTATCAGTTATGGCGTTTAATGAATGCCCTGCCGCCACAGATGGTGCACCCGGATAGAGAGAAGTACTAA
- a CDS encoding PAS domain-containing protein, whose product MDNQNTPPNFSEATKKMIQFMEANGDTYWEFYPTTQKLYISDQIYKILGYKPNEILLDLTLWKKIVHPQDFEKASKQFVSMLEGKIPHYHSEIRVQRKDGTYAWLLDRGQIAQTDKDGNVTLVTGTHIDITERYTLEQTVMRSNDLTETTLNRLQNVLSVTKDGYWEWNLQTNEVYFSPSWKAMLGYEDDEIDNNFSVWEELLHPDDSFAKEEAQKLARNATTDFKIEFRLRCKDGSYKWILSRAKMITKDEYGRPLLIAGTHVDIDDDKKLQGKLQQLNKRFNNMFQNHDAVMLLIDPTNGAIIDANKSAESFYGYKHDELCSMSIGQINTLSDDHIKRKQNEAYNNDENFFIFEHQLKSGEIRTVEVHSSPIKTDIGELLFSIIIDITQEKENKIKLNKALDQLSQAKKIAKLGIWEYNIAKNELTWSDEIYDIFELDKEKFQPSYEAFLEIIHPDDRERVNNAYIQSLENKKGYKIEHRLLLSDGKVKYVQEQCDTEYDTLGNPVRSLGTVYDISYIQELTNKINQERNRYKSLMDLASDGIFILDVETGKLLQYSEVSKKLLGYSDEEMQNLTVFDWDKDFTMEQFQEIVKQLSTTPINIERTHTRKDGFTYLASISAVKIHIDNQDYIYASARNITQEKRLQQQQEELLAEQNSLLSLFDKGDSVLFKWENDKSWSIVYASENVKRLLGYDKENFLANDIIYAECIHKEDIQRVTDEVKEAVEKNLDFFRHQPYRIITKSGEIRWVLDYTVTQKDKEGNITHFIGYITDVTEQKEGEIALLQAKQTADKANQAKSEFLANMSHEIRTPLNGIIGLTDVVLNSDLNHTQRDYLNKVHSSSHALLHVINDILDYSKIEAGKVDILPVDFQLNTLLKTISDLFSLQIHEKGLNFIVNIDEDIPNHLIGDSLRLTQVLNNLIGNAIKFTPKGFIRLDIKNLNKTDSDITLEFIIQDSGIGIPEEHQSKLFKAFEQGDSSTTRKYGGTGLGLKICKRLVSLMGGDIWVESHENEGSSFYFIITFKYHEELDQENTVHDIKTAAQQQKDLNNLQLKLNTPKNALLVEDNQVNQLVASIYLQAYGFDVTIANNGAEAVEMAKANHYDIIFMDLQMPVMDGFNATKKIRTFDFITPIIALSAAVLEKDKELTLTSGMNGHLAKPIDKTALDNIVKLYFSVNTKAPEEIQEEPALQLEGINIEKLQQTLTIDTSTLYSLYQNFYNSYENTPTIIEKLYKNDLTEFYALIHKIKGASGNLHIDTLYQQAVDIEEAGVTSERVSTYIDTLQNVLYEIKTKIIPLVTTTDREKLTQNEVLELINKITKQIEKMQYIDQKEITTLLNTLQFYLSENKTEHIKKLFETFNEEELQTALPEIAKEISNG is encoded by the coding sequence ATGGATAACCAAAACACCCCTCCTAATTTTTCAGAAGCAACAAAAAAAATGATTCAGTTTATGGAGGCTAACGGTGATACTTACTGGGAGTTTTATCCGACAACGCAAAAACTTTACATCTCTGACCAGATATATAAAATTCTCGGATATAAGCCGAATGAAATTCTACTTGATCTTACTTTATGGAAAAAAATCGTCCATCCGCAAGATTTTGAAAAAGCCTCGAAACAATTTGTCTCTATGCTTGAGGGGAAAATACCACACTATCATTCCGAGATAAGAGTCCAGCGTAAAGACGGTACATATGCCTGGTTACTCGATCGCGGACAAATTGCTCAAACAGATAAAGATGGCAATGTTACCTTAGTGACGGGTACACATATCGATATTACCGAAAGGTACACACTGGAGCAAACCGTTATGCGCTCAAATGATCTAACGGAGACAACCCTTAACCGCCTGCAAAATGTACTATCCGTTACAAAAGACGGTTACTGGGAGTGGAACTTACAAACAAATGAAGTTTATTTCAGTCCCTCTTGGAAAGCGATGCTTGGCTATGAAGATGATGAGATTGACAACAACTTCAGTGTATGGGAAGAACTTTTACACCCTGATGATAGTTTTGCTAAAGAAGAGGCACAGAAGCTGGCTCGAAATGCTACGACAGACTTTAAGATAGAGTTTCGTTTACGATGTAAAGACGGTAGTTACAAATGGATCCTTTCACGTGCTAAAATGATTACAAAAGATGAATACGGCCGTCCTTTACTTATTGCCGGAACACATGTTGATATAGATGATGATAAAAAACTGCAAGGTAAACTCCAACAACTCAATAAACGTTTTAACAATATGTTCCAAAACCATGACGCTGTTATGCTCCTTATCGATCCAACAAACGGAGCGATTATAGATGCAAATAAAAGTGCAGAAAGTTTTTACGGATATAAACATGATGAACTCTGCAGTATGAGCATAGGACAAATAAATACTTTAAGTGATGATCATATAAAGCGTAAACAAAACGAAGCTTATAATAATGATGAAAACTTTTTCATATTTGAGCATCAACTAAAATCAGGTGAGATTCGGACTGTAGAGGTTCACTCTTCCCCTATTAAAACAGACATAGGTGAACTGCTCTTTTCGATCATTATAGATATCACTCAAGAGAAAGAAAACAAGATCAAGCTAAACAAAGCCCTTGACCAACTCTCCCAAGCAAAAAAGATAGCAAAACTGGGTATATGGGAATACAATATCGCTAAAAACGAGTTGACATGGTCTGATGAGATATATGATATCTTTGAATTAGACAAAGAGAAGTTTCAACCCTCTTACGAAGCCTTTTTAGAAATTATCCATCCAGATGACAGAGAGCGGGTAAACAATGCATACATCCAATCTTTAGAGAATAAAAAAGGTTATAAAATTGAACACCGCCTTTTACTTAGTGATGGAAAAGTCAAATACGTTCAAGAACAATGTGATACCGAGTATGATACATTAGGCAACCCTGTACGTTCTCTTGGAACTGTATATGACATCTCATACATTCAAGAGTTAACAAACAAGATTAATCAAGAAAGAAACCGTTATAAAAGTCTTATGGATTTAGCATCCGACGGGATTTTCATTCTTGATGTTGAGACGGGAAAACTGTTACAGTATAGTGAGGTCAGCAAAAAACTACTTGGGTATAGTGATGAAGAGATGCAAAACTTAACTGTCTTTGATTGGGATAAAGACTTTACTATGGAACAATTTCAAGAGATAGTTAAACAACTTAGTACAACACCTATCAACATTGAAAGAACACATACACGAAAAGACGGTTTTACTTATCTCGCATCTATTTCTGCGGTAAAGATCCATATTGATAACCAAGATTATATCTATGCATCCGCAAGAAATATTACACAAGAGAAGAGACTACAACAACAACAAGAGGAATTACTTGCAGAACAGAACTCTTTACTTTCACTTTTTGACAAAGGGGACTCTGTTCTTTTTAAATGGGAAAACGATAAATCGTGGAGTATCGTATATGCTTCAGAAAATGTTAAACGACTCCTTGGATACGATAAAGAGAACTTCTTGGCCAACGATATTATTTATGCAGAATGTATCCATAAAGAGGATATACAAAGAGTAACTGATGAAGTAAAAGAAGCTGTCGAAAAAAACCTTGATTTCTTTAGGCACCAACCTTACCGTATCATTACAAAGTCAGGAGAGATCCGCTGGGTACTTGACTATACTGTTACACAAAAAGACAAAGAGGGAAATATAACTCACTTTATCGGCTATATTACAGATGTAACAGAACAAAAAGAGGGTGAGATAGCACTCCTGCAAGCAAAACAAACTGCAGATAAAGCCAATCAGGCAAAATCGGAATTTTTAGCAAATATGTCTCACGAGATCCGTACGCCGCTTAATGGTATCATCGGACTTACTGATGTTGTGCTAAATTCAGATCTAAATCATACGCAACGGGATTATCTCAATAAAGTGCACTCTTCATCTCATGCACTCTTACATGTTATTAATGATATTTTGGACTACTCAAAAATAGAAGCGGGTAAAGTAGATATATTACCGGTTGATTTCCAACTAAATACACTGCTCAAAACTATTAGCGATCTTTTCAGTTTACAGATACATGAAAAAGGTTTAAATTTTATAGTTAATATAGATGAAGATATTCCAAATCATCTTATCGGTGACTCACTAAGACTTACACAAGTACTAAATAACTTAATCGGTAATGCAATAAAGTTTACGCCTAAAGGTTTTATACGTTTAGATATTAAAAATCTCAACAAAACAGATAGCGATATTACCCTTGAGTTTATCATCCAAGATAGCGGTATAGGGATCCCTGAAGAGCACCAATCAAAACTTTTTAAAGCATTTGAGCAAGGGGATAGTTCTACTACAAGAAAATATGGAGGTACTGGACTAGGACTTAAGATCTGTAAAAGATTAGTATCACTCATGGGCGGAGATATATGGGTAGAAAGCCATGAGAATGAAGGAAGTAGTTTTTACTTTATCATCACTTTTAAATATCATGAAGAGCTAGATCAAGAGAATACTGTTCATGATATAAAAACTGCTGCTCAACAACAAAAAGATCTTAACAATCTTCAGTTAAAACTCAATACTCCAAAAAACGCTTTACTTGTAGAGGACAATCAAGTAAACCAGCTTGTTGCTTCTATCTACCTACAAGCGTACGGCTTTGACGTTACTATAGCCAATAACGGTGCAGAAGCTGTTGAAATGGCAAAAGCAAATCACTATGATATTATCTTTATGGATTTACAGATGCCTGTTATGGATGGGTTTAATGCTACTAAAAAGATACGAACATTTGATTTTATTACACCGATTATTGCCCTAAGTGCTGCTGTTTTAGAAAAAGACAAAGAGTTAACACTTACATCCGGTATGAATGGACACCTTGCAAAACCGATAGATAAAACAGCACTTGACAATATAGTTAAACTCTATTTTTCGGTAAATACGAAAGCACCGGAGGAGATTCAAGAGGAACCGGCACTGCAACTTGAGGGGATCAATATTGAGAAACTCCAACAAACGCTTACAATAGATACGTCAACTCTTTATTCTCTCTACCAAAATTTTTATAACTCCTATGAAAATACGCCTACAATCATTGAGAAGCTTTATAAAAATGACCTTACTGAGTTCTATGCTTTGATACATAAAATCAAAGGAGCAAGTGGAAATCTTCATATAGATACACTCTATCAACAAGCTGTAGATATTGAAGAAGCAGGAGTGACTTCCGAACGTGTATCAACATACATCGATACGCTCCAAAATGTTTTATATGAGATAAAAACAAAGATCATACCTCTTGTAACTACTACAGATAGAGAAAAATTAACTCAAAATGAGGTGCTAGAGCTGATCAATAAAATCACAAAACAGATTGAAAAGATGCAATATATAGATCAAAAAGAGATTACGACTTTATTAAATACGTTACAATTCTATCTTTCAGAAAACAAAACCGAACATATTAAAAAACTTTTTGAGACATTTAACGAAGAAGAGTTACAGACAGCTTTACCGGAAATAGCAAAGGAGATCTCAAATGGATAA
- a CDS encoding TolC family protein translates to MRRLLLFLVAISFLDAKELFKSTTITQYLNETNPFVYPLLNQEYVAKERVNYHQSAFDTTLSAKYDHKEYPASTGEYYDIAVKKPIENGMEFIATYRKAEGTQEYNNIKTGDEGEVLVGVKMPINALLQGTNTKKTNLDLALIESSRTEYSSNNNLRLFYLKVLNNYHRVLYNKLLVKYEKELLQKAQKRKSFIEQKIDSGLFPKIALIEAEQQLINRKQRYLAIGTEYENSFENFVKYLNISKETFLQKYDFVDVLKTPVENILLSNAINEAKQNRPDLKMLEYEKEKLFLEKKNANLLQYPEVNVALYGVHDFKYDNGFKLSFDLAFPIERNRYKAQLGTIGKSLTNIEKLQQQKEREIKTSLTNIINSLNLLKQNIDNAQTELTLATQLENAENKKYLVGSSNLFVLNQREIQTLEIKKKVLQYKLNYLLLKEELNAQVGKFATLNPTL, encoded by the coding sequence ATGAGAAGATTACTACTTTTTTTAGTCGCTATCTCTTTTTTAGATGCAAAAGAGCTCTTTAAATCTACGACTATTACACAATATCTCAACGAGACAAACCCTTTTGTCTACCCGCTCTTAAACCAGGAGTATGTAGCAAAAGAGAGAGTGAACTATCACCAAAGTGCGTTCGATACGACACTAAGTGCAAAGTACGATCATAAAGAATACCCTGCAAGTACCGGAGAGTACTATGATATTGCGGTAAAAAAACCGATCGAGAATGGGATGGAGTTTATAGCTACATACAGAAAAGCAGAAGGGACTCAAGAGTATAACAATATCAAAACAGGTGATGAGGGTGAGGTTTTAGTTGGTGTTAAAATGCCGATAAACGCCCTGCTCCAAGGCACCAATACAAAAAAGACAAACTTGGATCTGGCACTGATTGAGAGTTCAAGGACAGAATATAGTTCAAACAATAATCTACGCCTCTTTTACCTCAAAGTTTTAAATAACTACCATCGTGTACTTTACAATAAACTTCTTGTTAAGTATGAAAAAGAGCTTTTACAAAAAGCACAAAAACGAAAAAGCTTTATAGAGCAGAAGATAGATTCCGGTTTATTTCCAAAGATAGCTCTGATCGAAGCGGAGCAACAGCTTATAAATAGAAAACAGAGGTATCTGGCAATTGGTACAGAGTATGAGAACAGTTTTGAAAACTTTGTAAAATATCTCAATATCTCAAAAGAAACATTTTTGCAAAAATACGATTTTGTTGATGTTCTAAAAACACCTGTTGAAAATATATTGCTGAGTAATGCGATCAATGAGGCTAAACAGAACAGACCCGATCTAAAAATGTTGGAGTATGAGAAAGAGAAACTGTTTTTAGAAAAAAAGAATGCCAATCTGCTGCAATACCCGGAGGTTAATGTCGCTTTGTACGGTGTACATGATTTTAAATACGACAACGGTTTTAAACTCTCTTTCGATCTTGCTTTTCCTATCGAGCGAAACAGATACAAAGCGCAACTGGGAACTATTGGAAAATCTTTAACAAACATAGAAAAGCTCCAACAACAAAAAGAGCGTGAAATTAAAACTTCTTTAACAAATATTATCAACTCTTTAAATCTGCTCAAACAAAATATAGACAATGCACAAACAGAACTTACTCTCGCTACACAGCTTGAAAATGCGGAAAATAAAAAATATCTTGTAGGCAGCAGCAACCTTTTTGTTCTCAATCAAAGGGAGATACAGACTCTTGAGATAAAGAAAAAAGTTTTACAATACAAACTCAACTATCTTCTATTAAAAGAGGAATTAAATGCACAAGTGGGAAAATTTGCTACATTAAATCCTACTCTGTGA
- a CDS encoding HD domain-containing phosphohydrolase produces MKKHLYNILCIDDVEDNLYAYELILSKIEEVKVFKASSGNDALKMLLRQEIDLILLDIQMPEMDGYEVAKLLKSTHQTQHIPIVFITAVFKSEEFIAKGFEVGAVDYLTKPLDDNLLINRIYLYLSIFKQKRQAEENLELFYMIAQGIGDGLYVTNKNGILEFINDTALDILGYTQEELSNLSIHEKIHAYDIRGHKVPQSECPIHSVGLINGVSRIDEDIVRTKNGTLLPVMSISSIIQGSDHQPKIVTLFRDRTKDLEYKNLQKHIIDSKNEMLWMLIDAIDKRDPYTAGHTKRVAIYCELIAKGMDYSKEDIDLLIDAAHLHDIGKISTPDVILLKPTHFEADEYEIMKLHLQTGYELLMQTDDYKEIAEVMRYHHERCDGTGYPMGISGDAIPPLARIMMVADAFDAMTTNRIYKKSKSVSEALAEIKQCSGKQFHPEVAETAQRVLKDINIQQYHDQTPNTPIEEKRFAFFYHDRLTGSYNAEYLPVVLESDYVDQKVYIYKLNTHKMNQYNREHGWEAGNLLLKSLCNEIVKKFKHKHVFRISGDDFLVISKENDINEILSLSAYLKKQALYLEISLAKYTLEKEDRDYSKLLLELQ; encoded by the coding sequence ATGAAAAAGCATCTCTATAATATACTGTGTATTGATGATGTGGAAGATAACCTCTATGCATATGAGTTGATATTGTCTAAAATAGAGGAGGTTAAAGTATTTAAGGCCTCTAGCGGAAACGATGCACTCAAAATGTTGTTACGCCAAGAGATTGACCTTATACTCTTAGATATTCAAATGCCTGAGATGGATGGGTATGAGGTTGCTAAACTTCTTAAAAGTACACATCAAACGCAACATATCCCTATTGTATTTATTACAGCGGTTTTTAAATCTGAAGAGTTTATTGCAAAAGGGTTTGAAGTAGGGGCAGTGGATTATCTTACAAAACCTTTGGATGACAACTTACTTATAAACCGCATCTATCTTTACCTCTCAATCTTTAAACAAAAAAGACAGGCTGAAGAAAATCTTGAACTGTTTTACATGATCGCTCAAGGGATAGGTGATGGGCTTTATGTAACTAACAAAAACGGAATTTTAGAGTTTATCAATGATACAGCGCTCGATATTTTAGGGTATACACAAGAGGAGCTTTCAAACCTCTCTATACATGAGAAAATACATGCCTACGATATAAGGGGACATAAAGTCCCGCAATCTGAATGCCCTATACATAGTGTTGGACTTATTAACGGTGTAAGCAGAATAGATGAAGATATCGTTCGCACTAAAAATGGGACTTTACTACCGGTGATGAGCATCTCCTCTATAATACAAGGCTCGGATCATCAACCAAAGATAGTGACACTCTTTCGTGATCGAACAAAAGACCTTGAATATAAAAACTTGCAGAAGCATATAATAGATTCTAAAAATGAGATGCTCTGGATGCTTATCGATGCCATAGATAAACGCGATCCTTATACTGCCGGACATACAAAACGTGTAGCCATCTACTGTGAACTTATAGCAAAAGGGATGGATTACTCAAAAGAGGATATTGACTTACTTATAGATGCAGCCCATTTACATGATATAGGAAAGATATCAACTCCTGATGTTATCTTGTTAAAGCCTACACACTTTGAGGCTGACGAATATGAGATAATGAAACTGCATTTGCAAACCGGATATGAACTTTTAATGCAAACCGATGATTATAAAGAGATTGCCGAAGTGATGAGATATCATCATGAGCGGTGTGACGGGACAGGGTACCCAATGGGGATCTCAGGAGATGCAATACCGCCACTTGCCAGAATAATGATGGTTGCAGATGCATTTGATGCAATGACGACTAATAGAATCTATAAAAAGTCTAAAAGTGTCTCAGAAGCATTAGCTGAAATCAAACAGTGCTCAGGTAAACAGTTTCATCCAGAAGTGGCGGAAACTGCCCAAAGAGTCTTAAAAGATATAAATATACAGCAGTATCATGATCAAACGCCTAATACACCTATAGAAGAGAAACGTTTTGCATTCTTTTACCATGACAGGTTAACGGGGAGTTATAATGCCGAGTATCTTCCTGTTGTTCTTGAAAGTGATTATGTAGATCAAAAAGTTTATATTTATAAACTAAATACACATAAGATGAATCAATACAATAGAGAGCATGGTTGGGAAGCGGGGAATTTGCTTTTAAAATCTCTATGTAATGAAATCGTAAAAAAATTTAAACATAAACATGTTTTTAGAATCTCCGGAGATGATTTTTTGGTGATATCAAAAGAGAACGATATTAATGAGATTTTATCTTTAAGTGCATACTTGAAGAAACAAGCTCTTTATCTTGAGATATCTTTAGCAAAATACACTCTTGAAAAAGAGGATAGAGACTATTCTAAACTGCTTTTAGAATTACAGTAA